The sequence below is a genomic window from Salicibibacter cibarius.
AAGTCTCGATGCGTTAACGTCCCAACATATTGAAGTAGAGCCCGGTCTGCATTATGGGTACGGCGTTATCGTCATGCCTGACTTTTTTGGAACAACACTCATTGAACATGGCGGAAGTATTAAGGGTGTGACGGCACATTTTGGGGTATTGCCCGATCGAGACATGGCTGCCATTTGTTTAACGAACATTGCAGGTGCCCCTGCTGAATCGCTTTTAAAAGGGGCTGTACAAAGCGAAATGGGTATTGAACCGGACAAGGCAGCCATCAAATATGAAGATTACGAACTTACTGAAGCAGAACGCCATGCGATCATTGGTACGTATCAGTCTAATGAGGGCCAAACGATCAAAGTCTATGAAAAAAATGCAGCCATTTTTGTCGGGTATCTAGGAACCGAAATTCCAACCCGTTCCGTCGGGAGCAGGGCTGTCACAATTGCAATGCATGGGACTGAGTACTTGTTACAGTTTACAGAAAACCGCCTTCATTTTGGGTTTAGGCAGCTCATGAAAAGTGAAAATGAATAAATAATGGAGATTCGTCAGGGTGCCCTGGCGATAAGTCGAGTTTTTCTAAGGTATGAACAGATAAGGGAAGTTAGTTCTGAAGTTCTGCAATAGACACAAATAAAGGAGTGAATCTGTATGAATAGAATTAATCTGATCACTTTAGGTGTAAAAGATATTGGAAATTCGCTTAAATTTTATCGTGACATCGGTTTTGAAGCATCGGTCACGGGAGATGAGGAAAAACCCGTTATAGTATTCTTTAAAAATGAAGGATCAAAGTTAGAGTTATTTCCTATTGAAGAATTGGCAAAAGATATCAATGAAGAGCATCCTCCCGAATTATCAAAAGGAGGATTCTCAGGCATCACGCTTGCTTATAATGCGAAATCTGAAACTGAAGTTGATGAAATTCTTCAATCCGTTAAAAAAGTCGGTGCCGAGGTTGTTAAAGAGCCGAAAACATTGTCATGGGGCGGATACGGAGGATATTTCATCGATCCTGATGGTTATTATTGGGAGGTTGCTTACGGCTCGAATTGGGAATTTGATGACTCAAACATGTTGATCATAAAAGGTTAGAAGTAAAAAATACCATATACCCAATCGAGAATGGAACCAATCAGTTTAATAAAAGGGTCAACACTAAAATCTATGGTCGCAAATGGGTCATGGCACTATGATAGTCGCTACGGAAAAACACGACGCTTTCCGTGGGCTTGCGCTCAGCCTCCTCGTCAGAAAAGACTTTCGCTTTATTCTAGCGGGGTCTTCCCATTACGCTTTCCCACAGGAGTCTCCGTGCTCCGCTAGCTTGTCTCGCCACCATAATTATCCACAGATATCAACGATAGATTTTGATGAAGAGCCCAATAAAATTCAAAAATTCAACCGAATTTAGCTGATTCGAAAGCTATGATAAAACTTATAGGGCAACATATTCATAAATAAAAAGTGAAGAAAAGAAGAGTACATGTAGCTAAGCATGACAGAGACCCCCCGCTTGCTGCGATGGAGGATTATGGGTAACACTGAACCGAACCTTCGAGTTGCACAAAAGATACCGTCATTATGACGATTGATGATGTGCCAGTTTCTACCGTTACAGAGGTAGAGTATATCCTACAGTAAAAATTGTAAATGACAGCCAAGGTCTTTTGGACCGCATGCAATCCAAGTTGCAAACACAATGCTTTTCGAGGAAAGAAAAAACGGCGTTAACACTGAAATAATTTCACCCCTTTGGATAGGCTTAACCAAAGGGGTGTCGTTATAGGGGTCGTTCATTGTCACCCCTCTACTGGATCAGAAGCAACTTTTTCCGAGCCGCTTTTTTGTCTCAGAAATAAATAGATCCCGACTAAAATAAGCGCACCACCGATGACTTCTACTCCGGTTATCATTTCATTCAAGAATAACATGGCTAAGATAGATGCCCCGACTGGTTCTCCGAGTGTGGTCATTGAAACAGTTGTTGTATTGATATAGTTTAATAACATATTATAAATGATATGCGCTGCCGAAGGGAACACGGCAAGGAGTAGGAATACACCCCAATCGTTAGCTGTATAACCTGTCATCGGTATGTTAGCCATTAAATTATAAACGAACATCGTTAAACCGGCGATGAAAAAGACGAGGAAGCTGTAAACCCAATGATTAAGGAATTTTACGTTTCTCTGCCCGATGAGTAAATAGAAAACGACAGAAAAGACGGCAAGGAATGATAATACATTTCCCAATAGGACATCTTGCCCTAAATTTAGATTCCCTCCCCCTACAATCAACACACCAATAAATGCAATGCCTATAGTAAGAAGTGTTTTTAACTGGATATTCTCTTTGAAGAAAAACAAACCGCCAATGAGTGCTATTGCAGGTTGCAATGCCAAAATTAACGTAGAACTGGCCACAGTCGTGTGGTTTAGCGATTCAAACCATAAACCAAAATGACCACCCAAAAAGATACCTGCAAAAATTAATGCGAACCATTCCGGTTTTTTTATCTGAGGGATCGTTTTTATATGTTTTAAAACAAAAGGTAAAAGCAAAGCGCAACCGAGG
It includes:
- a CDS encoding VOC family protein; translation: MNRINLITLGVKDIGNSLKFYRDIGFEASVTGDEEKPVIVFFKNEGSKLELFPIEELAKDINEEHPPELSKGGFSGITLAYNAKSETEVDEILQSVKKVGAEVVKEPKTLSWGGYGGYFIDPDGYYWEVAYGSNWEFDDSNMLIIKG
- a CDS encoding DMT family transporter, which codes for MKQSTINILLIVTIICISLSAIFVRLSDAPSTIMVMYRMFLGCALLLPFVLKHIKTIPQIKKPEWFALIFAGIFLGGHFGLWFESLNHTTVASSTLILALQPAIALIGGLFFFKENIQLKTLLTIGIAFIGVLIVGGGNLNLGQDVLLGNVLSFLAVFSVVFYLLIGQRNVKFLNHWVYSFLVFFIAGLTMFVYNLMANIPMTGYTANDWGVFLLLAVFPSAAHIIYNMLLNYINTTTVSMTTLGEPVGASILAMLFLNEMITGVEVIGGALILVGIYLFLRQKSGSEKVASDPVEG